The nucleotide sequence TCCTCTACCTGAATCTGACCTCAAGCGTCAACAAGCCCTGCGAGCGCGCCAATCAGTTGACCGCTGCACGGGAGATCGCCGATCTGGTCATTGCAACGCAGGTTAACGACAGTGGCGCAGTTGACGACATGGCGCTGTCCGGCCAGGGCCATCAGGCTGTGCTGATCGGCAATGCGCGAGGGGATGATCCAGTGATCGAGGTGTATGGCAGCGTTGTGGCGATTGTTCTGGCTGCCGGCGAGGGAGGTCGCATGGGTCCTAATCGTGTCAAACAGCTGCTGCCATGGGGCGCGGGCAATACCCTGGTTGGCCATGTGGCCGATACGGCTCTGGCAGCCCGGTTGATCCAACGCGTGGTCGTTGTGCTGGGTTATCAGGCTGGGGCCGTGGAAGAAAGCCTTGGCGAAAGGCCGGTGGCGAGGGCGGAGAATCCTGAATGGCAGAGAGGCCAGAGCAGCAGTGTAAGAGCAGGCCTGCAAACTGCCCTCGCCTCCATGCCCAACCTGTCAGGCGCCATTTTTCTGTTAGCCGATCAGCCTGACGTTTTGCCCAATACCATCGATCTCCTGGTGGAAGCCCATCGTCGGACCCTGGCGTCCATTGTGGTGCCTCGCTATCAGGGTGGAGCGCGGGGCAATCCAGTGCTTTTCGACCGGCGTGTCTTTCCCCAGTTGATGAGTCTGGCCGGCGATACAGGTGGCCGGGCTTTATTCGACGACTACGGCGACGCGGTGCAGAGCGTTCCGATCGAGCAAGCCGCGCCCCGGGGAATCGAGTCCTGGGAGGATTACCGCCGCCGCACCGGTGCCATTGATGGCGAGGGAAGACAGTGACGGCGGGCGCTGCCGGGACCGCAAGGTCTGCACGATGGTGGCAGATGGCTGGCGTGGCAGTGGCCTGGCTATTGGCCTTTTTCGCCCAATTCCTCTTTGATCGATTTGGCGATCTTCCGGCCTGGCTGGCCGGCGATGTTTCGATCATCTCGATCGGCGCCATGCTGCTGGTCGCTGCGGGGATTCTGTTCGCCGTCGCGGCCCCGCGGGCAGCGGCAAGGACCTGTTCCCGGGAGCTGACCGGCGTGGATGGCGAAATCGGCCCACACTGGCCGTCAACCCGGGTCTCCATGTGGCTATTCGGCGCGGGGATGCTGGCGTACCTGCTGGCAATAACTCTTGCCCTGTTTCAGGTGGAAACCGCCCTCGTGACATGGCTCTGGCTTGCCGCGCCGCTACTTTTGGGGGCAGGGCTCTGGCGGCGAGGAGATTTTGGACTGCTCTTGAGCCAACTGCGAGACCAGCATCGGATCATTCTTCTGTTAGTGCTGATCCTGGCAGTTGCCCTCTTTCTGCGCCTCTACCAGCTCGAAAGTGTGCCGCAGGATATCCATGGTGACATGGCATCCCATGGCTTTCAGGCCCGGGAAATCCTGAAGGGGACGACCGGCGGCATCATCGGTTTTGGTTGGGCTGGCATCCCATTATCGGGGTTTCTTCCAACTGCTTCGATGATGGCTTTGACCGGTGATCAGGGCTTGATCGGGCTGCGGCTCCCCTCGGTGATCGGCGGCCTTCTGAGCATCGTGGGTCTGTTCGTGTTATTACTGCAGGTGTCGACCCCACGGGTGGCGATCCTTGCCTCGGCATTGCTTGCTATTTCCTACGCCCACGTGCATTTCAGCCGCATCGCCGAGTATATGGATCCTGTTCCCCTGGCCGTCTGGATGTTTGCTTTTATGTTGCTCGGACTGCGCTTGGGGCGCCTGTTTGCTATGCTGCTGGCGGGGGTCTTGTTGGCCTTTTCCACCCTTGGTTACTTCGCCGGCAGAGCCACGCCGTTTTTGCTGCTGTTATTCCTGCTTTATCTCTTTCTGGTCGACCGCCAATGCCTGCGCGCCAATCGCCGTGGTCTGGTAGTGCTTGCGCTGGGATTCCTGGTTGGTCTCGGTCCGATGGCGTTCGAGTTTGCCCGCCATGCTGAACAAATCTGGTTCAGGGTAGGAGAGGTAT is from Chloroflexota bacterium and encodes:
- the yqeC gene encoding selenium cofactor biosynthesis protein YqeC, whose protein sequence is MNLSSAIRLEAWAAKPVIALIGAGGKSTLLFRLGNELAQAGYQTLLSTTTKLGAHQVDDAAFTLLASDPQLLARELPTSLRGYRQVLALSGEAPGGKVLGLPPEIICQLLGLADVQAVVVEADGSRRRPIKAPADHEPVVSACTNHMLTVAGMAGIGKPLSADWVHRPALVASLTGLSMGEPLTPEAVAALLTHPRGGAKGGPEQARKFLYLNLTSSVNKPCERANQLTAAREIADLVIATQVNDSGAVDDMALSGQGHQAVLIGNARGDDPVIEVYGSVVAIVLAAGEGGRMGPNRVKQLLPWGAGNTLVGHVADTALAARLIQRVVVVLGYQAGAVEESLGERPVARAENPEWQRGQSSSVRAGLQTALASMPNLSGAIFLLADQPDVLPNTIDLLVEAHRRTLASIVVPRYQGGARGNPVLFDRRVFPQLMSLAGDTGGRALFDDYGDAVQSVPIEQAAPRGIESWEDYRRRTGAIDGEGRQ
- a CDS encoding glycosyltransferase family 39 protein: MAGVAVAWLLAFFAQFLFDRFGDLPAWLAGDVSIISIGAMLLVAAGILFAVAAPRAAARTCSRELTGVDGEIGPHWPSTRVSMWLFGAGMLAYLLAITLALFQVETALVTWLWLAAPLLLGAGLWRRGDFGLLLSQLRDQHRIILLLVLILAVALFLRLYQLESVPQDIHGDMASHGFQAREILKGTTGGIIGFGWAGIPLSGFLPTASMMALTGDQGLIGLRLPSVIGGLLSIVGLFVLLLQVSTPRVAILASALLAISYAHVHFSRIAEYMDPVPLAVWMFAFMLLGLRLGRLFAMLLAGVLLAFSTLGYFAGRATPFLLLLFLLYLFLVDRQCLRANRRGLVVLALGFLVGLGPMAFEFARHAEQIWFRVGEVFLFNPEVIDHLANKYGLTSGWSVLLEQTQRSLLIFNVYGDSSTQFGFPRPLFDSVSAPLLVLGLAYALAHLRDWANGLLALAVLSLLLVGILTNNAAFWPRLVSILLPAAALAALAIDRSWQSLVDATGDETNRFLVLIATVGLIYLAVVNVLLYYPFARSNGRPRAIVGRTVASLPADATVCLVSEDPADSFTWIHSVEEREIAYFMGSRLGIDIDVPSRPIADHSPVECQRSGAVWIVPLRHDVIVRDLREAFPGGRVTAHGPKKGDVVFYAFELP